The Ranitomeya imitator isolate aRanImi1 chromosome 6, aRanImi1.pri, whole genome shotgun sequence genome window below encodes:
- the LOC138643585 gene encoding serine/arginine repetitive matrix protein 1-like, translated as MSIGSMLFCLFFQNQNCIMASDTSNTPPLTSPASSSEEENQEEQREQEQGPRGQAVVAGRRVSQRALDEPLDIDLMVASIEARGPLWDSRDPRHADQGILRRLWLEVAQSLWDGFDSASPKAKASFLKQLRTRWRSMKDRFRRGLKKEGQSRSGAAASRTSVYKYNRILQFLRPVLESRETHSSTREAVRPSGAVLCEAPSEQSQPSHSESRSAPPQSGEPAAGTSDVPLAEASGVPSFGSSRQRQRASDRAVMPEFLHLSTVFQNGFKALCDKMSNIERRLENIETDLSRPAKHFFSAIHKGMVEHLTPELQISVMQGCNNAYVTALQQARVMQSATNVPAVPSLAAMTPTPAAEHHHRAPRAEGHRHHRTEPQSSEHDRPSRAHRREADPHPEGERRQKKKKTTTTSTTTLAMAAPKTTTRTQPGSTRSTPSTQAGSTWSTPSTQPGSTRSTPSQPGSTRSRNSQPRTLVVPPPPSPPALAVSPPSIAWIDVGIPSSVIDYAASSPSSSSSVSSTPPKSGGYQSPLIADVDTP; from the exons atgagcataggatcaatgttattttgtttgttttttcagaatcagaattgcattatggccagcgataccagcaacaccccaccgctgacgagtccg gcttcttcaagtgaggaggagaaccaggaggaacagagggagcaggagcagggaccacggggccaagctgtggttgcaggacggaga gtttcacaacgggccctggatgaaccactggatattgacctgatggtggcatccatagaagcacggggcccgttgtgggacagccgtgacccccggcacgcggaccagggcatattgcggcgtctgtggttagaggtggcacaatcgctgtgggatggcttcgacagcgcttcccccaaggccaaagctagtttcc ttaaacaattgaggaccagatggcgctccatgaaggaccgcttcaggaggggcctgaaaaaggagggacagagccgtagtggtgctgccgcttcaaggacctcggtgtacaagtacaaccgtatactgcagttcttgcgaccggtccttgaaagcagaga aacacacagcagcacccgcgaggctgtccgaccctctggagcggtcctttgtgaagcgccatctgaacagtcgcagccatcccacagcgagagcaggtctgcaccaccacaatctggcgaaccggcagccggtacatcagaTGTTCCcttggccgaggcctctggcgttccttcctttgggtcttcccgacagcgtcagcgggcctcggacagggcggtcatgcccgaatttttacatttgagcaccgtatttcagaatggtttcaaggcgctgtgcgataaaatgtccaatatcgaacggcgtcttgaaaacatcgaaacggatctctcgaggccggccaaacatttttttagtgccattcacaagggcatggttgaacatcttacgccggaactccagatttcggtcatgcagggctgcaataatgcatatgtcactgctctgcagcaggctcgggtcatgcagtcagcgacaaatgtgcccgcagtaccatcgctggctgccatgactccgactcctgctgcagagcaccaccacagagctccgcgtgccgagggccaccgccaccacagaacagagccccaaagttcagagcatgacaggccttcaagggcacacagacgggaagccgacccacacccagagggagagaggaggcaaaaaaagaagaagacgacgacgacaagcactacgaccttggctatggctgctcccaaaactaccaccagaacacagcctgggtcgacccggagcacaccaagtacccaggctgggtctacatggagtacacccagtacccagcctgggtctacaaggagtacaccatcacagcctgggtctacccggagccggaatagccagccaaggacactggtcgtccctcctcctccctcacctcctgctttggcagtctcgccaccatcaattgcctggattgatgtcggcatcccgtctagtgtcatagactatgctgcttcctccccctcgtcctcctcctcggtctcctcaacacccccaaaaagtgggggatatcaatcccctttaatcgCTGATGTTGATACCCCCTAA